The Thermosynechococcus sp. CL-1 genomic interval CCCCCAAAATCTCAATTAAAATACGGGCAACCACACCTGCAAAAAAATGAGTCAACATCTACAGTAGGAGTACAGCCCTTTATCTAAGCTATAGGGTACGTCAAGGGACGTTGATCCTGTTTAAGAGTGGATTTGACGGTTCTGGGTCTGTTCCATCTTTTGGGAAGAGGGCTGTAAATTGGCATACAAAAACACGCCAAAGTGGACGTGTTAAGATGAGTGTTACCAGCACGCAGGAGCCATTAGGGGAAGGGTCATGTTTGAACGGTTTACAGAAAAAGCCATTAAAGTCATCATGCTGGCACAGGAAGAGGCTCGCCGCCTCGGCCACAACTTTGTCGGTACCGAACAAATTCTCCTCGGATTGATTGGTGAAGGCACCGGTGTGGCTGCGAAGGTGCTACGTTCCATGGGCGTGAACCTCAAGGATGCCCGCATCGAAGTGGAAAAAATTATTGGCCGTGGGTCTGGTTTTGTGGCGGTGGAGATTCCCTTTACCCCCCGTGCCAAGCGAGTGTTGGAACTCTCCCTCGAAGAAGCCCGCCAACTGGGACACAACTATATTGGTACTGAGCACCTTCTTTTGGGTCTGATTCGCGAAGGGGAAGGGGTAGCAGCACGGGTTCTTGAAAATCTCGGCGTTGATCTGTCGAAAGTGCGCACTCAAGTGATTCGTATGCTGGGTGAAACCGCAGAAGTGGCTGCCGGTGCCAGCCAAGGGCGCACCAAAACACCGACACTGGACGAATTTGGTGCCAACCTCACCCAGATGGCCATTGATGGCAAGCTAGATCCCGTGGTGGGTCGGCAAAAAGAAATTGAGCGGGTGATTCAAATCCTCGGCCGCCGCACCAAAAATAACCCTGTGCTGATCGGTGAACCGGGGGTAGGTAAAACCGCTATTGCTGAAGGCCTTGCCCAACGCATTGCCAATAAAGATGTCCCCGATATTCTAGAAGACAAGCGGGTGGTCACCCTCGATATTGGCCTGTTGGTGGCGGGCACGAAGTACCGAGGTGAGTTTGAAGAGCGGCTGAAGAAGATCATGGATGAGATCCGCCAAGCCGGTAACGTGATCTTGGTGATTGACGAGGTACACACGTTGATTGGGGCTGGGGCTGCTGAGGGTGCCATTGATGCGGCGAATATCCTCAAACCCGCCTTGGCTCGTGGTGAGTTGCAGTGCATTGGTGCCACCACGTTGGATGAGTACCGCAAACACATTGAGCGAGATGCCGCCTTGGAGCGCCGCTTCCAACCGGTGATGGTGGGTGAACCCTCCGTTGAGGAAACCATTGAGATCCTCTACGGCCTGCGGGAACGCTACGAGAAGCACCACAAGCTGAAAATTTCCGATGAAGCCCTTGAGGCGGCAGCGAAGCTGTCTGATCGCTACATTAGCGATCGCTATCTGCCCGACAAAGCCATTGACCTCATTGACGAAGCCGGCTCACGGGTGCGCCTGATTAACTCGCAACTACCGCCTGCGGCCAAGGAACTGGATCGCGAATTGCGGCAAGTGCTCAAAGAAAAAGACGATGCCGTGCGTGCCCAAAACTTTGACAAAGCGGGTGAGTTGCGCGATCGCGAGATGGAACTGAAAGCGCAAATCCGTGCCATTGCCCAGCAGAAAAAATCCGAAAGCGCCAATGGTGAAGAGGAAACCCCCGTCGTTACCGAAGAGGACATTGCCCACATTGTTGCCTCTTGGACGGGTGTGCCTGTCAGCAAGCTCACCGAAAGCGAATCGGAAAAACTGCTGCACATGGAGGAGACCCTGCACCAGCGGGTCATTGGCCAAGATGAAGCGGTGAAAGCCATCTCCCGTGCCATTCGCCGTGCCCGTGTCGGTCTAAAAAATCCCAACCGTCCCATTGCTAGCTTTATCTTCTCTGGGCCAACCGGTGTGGGTAAAACCGAGCTAACGAAAGCCTTGGCCGCCTACTTCTTTGGTTCTGAAGAGGCGATGATCCGCCTAGATATGTCCGAGTACATGGAGCGGCATACCGTCTCCAAGCTCATTGGTTCGCCCCCCGGCTATGTCGGCTACAACGAGGGCGGTCAACTGACCGAAGCCGTGCGGCGGCGTCCCTACACGGTGGTGCTCTTTGACGAAATCGAGAAAGCCCATCCCGATGTCTTTAACCTGCTGCTGCAAATCCTTGAGGATGGTCGCCTCACTGACTCTAAGGGGCGTACCGTTGACTTCAAGAACACCCTCTTGATCATGACCTCGAACATTGGCTCGAAGGTGATTGAGAAAGGCGCTGGCGGTCTTGGCTTTGAGTTTGGCACTGAGGATGCTGCTGAATCGCAATACAATCGCATTCGCTCCTTGGTGAATGAGGAACTGAAGCAGTACTTCCGTCCAGAGTTCCTCAACCGCGTGGATGAGATTATTGTCTTCCGCCAGCTGACCAAAGACGAGGTCAAGCAAATTGCTGACATCCTCTTGAAGGAGGTCTTCTCACGCCTGACCGAGAAAGGAATCACCCTAGAAGTGACGGATCGCTTCAAGGAGCGACTCATTGAAGAAGGCTACAATCCCAGCTACGGTGCGCGACCCCTGCGGCGAGCCATTATGCGCCTCCTAGAGGATACCTTGGCTGAGGAAATGCTCTCTGGCCGCATTCGTGAAGGGGATACTGCCCTCATTGATGTGGATGAATCGGGTCAAGTGAAGATCCAAGCTCAACCTCGGCGTGAGCTACTGCCCCAAGCGGTTGAGTAGGGTATTGACTTCCTATGCCAGACACACCGCAAGAGGTTTATGGGGACTCCCTCAGCTCCCGAGCGCTGGATCACGACTGGCGCACCATTTATCCCTTGGGTGCTTACCAAATCCACGGTCTGGCATGGGTCGATCCCCAAGCCCTGTGGCTACGTCAATTGCCCCGTTTGCCCTTTTGCCAAGCAACCCTTGGCGCCAGTTTTTTGGCCTTGGATCGGGTGCGGGGCTTTATTTTGCTCATCAATGGCGAAAATGACCACAGTGAGATTCTCAATCCCTACGATCTAGAGGCATTTCTCGATGCCGATGGCCTCTGTCTCCATCGCCAAACCCTCTGGTTTTGCCGGGACACATGGCTCTATCGCTGTCATCTGCCTGACTGGCATGTAGAAAAGGTGCTGGAGTGCCGCTATCCCATTTACGGTGTGGCGGTGGATGACACAGGCATCTATGTGGCCTGTCAAAAATCGGGTTACATCCACTGTTTTGATGAAACAGGTCGAGAGCAGTATCGCCTCAGCGCGCCGGGCATTGGCTGTGAAAATTTAGCCCTCAAGGATGGCTATCTGTGGGTGAGCGATCGCCTAGAGCAATCTATCTATTGTCTCGATCGCCAGAGTGGCCGTGTTGAATGGGTGGCCTTGACGCCCTTTGCCCAGCCAACGGCGTTTACCTTTGATGCAACGGGGCGACTGTGGGTGGCCTATGGCGGTGAAGAACCCTATTTGCGGGATAACCCCAACAACCGCGAAGCCCCCCTCGAAATTGATCATCGCGATATTTGCCTGATTCATCCTCTGCTCTATCAGACCCACAAAGAGCAGTATTACACGGTCTCCAATGGCTATCTGATTGAGATGGCCTACGTGGAGGAAATGTCTCCCCTCGATGCGCTGCACCTAGATAACCTAGAGTGGCGAATTGCTCTGCCCGCCAATTCCCTGCGCCAAAAATTGCTGCGGGTTGAACCCGTCGGTACCCCCTTTCGCTTGGAAACCGTGGGTGATCAGCAGGTGGCGGTGTTTGATTTTCCTGAAGTGCGTCCCTACGAAGCCCGTCTTTTTGGTTGGCGTGCTTGGCTAGAAGTGAGAGGTATCAAGTACCATCTCAGCTTTGACGACATTGATGAGACGCTACCGCTGCCGCCAGAATTTGCAGCACAGTATCTAGTGGATAACGATGAGTTGGCGATGGATCAACCCATTGTCCAGGAGGTGGCACGGCAAGCTGTGGGCACAGAGACCAATATCCTGCGCAAGATGCTCAAGATTCGTAACTATGTGTACGATCGCCTGAGCTATGCCATGCGACCCACGATTGAAACCCCCGATTTGGTTTTGAAACGGGGAACGGGGTCCTGTGGTGAGTACGTGGGGGTGCTCCTTGCCTTGGCGCGATTAAATGGCATTGCCTGCCGTACGGTGGGTCGCTACAAATGTCCCCCCCATCCCCAAAAGCGGGGCATCCCCCTTCAACCCACCTATAACCACGTTTGGTTGGAGTTTTATGTGCCGGGGGTTGGCTGGTTGCCCATGGAGTCCAATCCCGATGATGTCGTAGAGCGCGGCCCTTATCCAACACGGTTCTTTATGGCACTGCCTTGGTACCACGTGGAAGCGGGTAAAGGGATTCGCTTTGAGAGCACGAATTATCGCGATCGCGGGCTACGCCTTGGAGATTTAGCCCTCAATCATGTGCGCTTTACCATTCATGGTGAGCTGCCCCCAATTGCCTAAATAGTTCTAAAACAGGAGCACTCGCAGTAATCCCAAAGGAGCCGGCTGCCAATCGCCGCGCCAATCCAAAAGCTGTACTAACACCAAGTAGCCAATTCCCAATAACAGGGAAATGACACCGGTGACGATCGCCACCCATTTGCCCGATGACCGTTGAGACACCCTGAGCCTCCTATTCATTCTTGAGTCGCAATACCGCCATAAAGGCCTCTTGGGGGACATCCACCCGCCCGATCGCCTTCATCCGTTTTTTACCCGCTTTTTGTTTTTCGAGGAGCTTGCGTTTACGGGTCACATCGCCGCCGTAGCACTTGGCCAAGACATCTTTGCGTAAGGCGGGAATACTTTCACTGGCAATCACCCGTGAGCCAATGGCCGCTTGAATGGGAATTTTGAACTGGTGGCGTGGGATCAAATCCTTGAGTTTGCTGACAAGGGCACGTCCCACATAGTAGGCCTTATCGCGGTGAACAATCGCTGCCAAGGAATCCACCGGGTCGTTATTGATCAGGATATCCAGTTTCACCAGATCATTAGGACGGTAGCCAATCAGGTGGTATTCCATACTGGCATAGCCGCGGGATCGCGACTTCATTTCATCGAAAAAGTCCGTCACAATTTCCGCCAAGGGCATTTCATAGACCAATGTGGTGCGCCCTTGGGTGAGGTAGCGCATATCCTTAAAGATACCCCGCCGCGACTGCGCCAATTCCATCAGCGTTCCCACATAGGTTTCGGGGGTAATCATTTCCAGTTGAACGTAGGGTTCCTCAATTTTTTCGCGGTATTGGGGTTCCGGTAGCAGGCTGGGGTTATCAATCGTCAGCACTTCCCCTTTGATGGTGGTGACGCGATAGACCACCGAAGGGGCGGTAATGATTAAGTCCAGATTGTATTCCCGCTCTAGCCGCTCTTGGATAATTTCCATGTGCAGCAGCCCCAAAAAACCACAGCGGAACCCAAAGCCCATGGCACTGGAGGTTTCCGGCTCGTAGTGGAGCGAAGCATCGTTGAGCTTCAATTTTTCAAGG includes:
- a CDS encoding ATP-dependent Clp protease ATP-binding subunit; this encodes MFERFTEKAIKVIMLAQEEARRLGHNFVGTEQILLGLIGEGTGVAAKVLRSMGVNLKDARIEVEKIIGRGSGFVAVEIPFTPRAKRVLELSLEEARQLGHNYIGTEHLLLGLIREGEGVAARVLENLGVDLSKVRTQVIRMLGETAEVAAGASQGRTKTPTLDEFGANLTQMAIDGKLDPVVGRQKEIERVIQILGRRTKNNPVLIGEPGVGKTAIAEGLAQRIANKDVPDILEDKRVVTLDIGLLVAGTKYRGEFEERLKKIMDEIRQAGNVILVIDEVHTLIGAGAAEGAIDAANILKPALARGELQCIGATTLDEYRKHIERDAALERRFQPVMVGEPSVEETIEILYGLRERYEKHHKLKISDEALEAAAKLSDRYISDRYLPDKAIDLIDEAGSRVRLINSQLPPAAKELDRELRQVLKEKDDAVRAQNFDKAGELRDREMELKAQIRAIAQQKKSESANGEEETPVVTEEDIAHIVASWTGVPVSKLTESESEKLLHMEETLHQRVIGQDEAVKAISRAIRRARVGLKNPNRPIASFIFSGPTGVGKTELTKALAAYFFGSEEAMIRLDMSEYMERHTVSKLIGSPPGYVGYNEGGQLTEAVRRRPYTVVLFDEIEKAHPDVFNLLLQILEDGRLTDSKGRTVDFKNTLLIMTSNIGSKVIEKGAGGLGFEFGTEDAAESQYNRIRSLVNEELKQYFRPEFLNRVDEIIVFRQLTKDEVKQIADILLKEVFSRLTEKGITLEVTDRFKERLIEEGYNPSYGARPLRRAIMRLLEDTLAEEMLSGRIREGDTALIDVDESGQVKIQAQPRRELLPQAVE
- a CDS encoding transglutaminase domain-containing protein, encoding MPDTPQEVYGDSLSSRALDHDWRTIYPLGAYQIHGLAWVDPQALWLRQLPRLPFCQATLGASFLALDRVRGFILLINGENDHSEILNPYDLEAFLDADGLCLHRQTLWFCRDTWLYRCHLPDWHVEKVLECRYPIYGVAVDDTGIYVACQKSGYIHCFDETGREQYRLSAPGIGCENLALKDGYLWVSDRLEQSIYCLDRQSGRVEWVALTPFAQPTAFTFDATGRLWVAYGGEEPYLRDNPNNREAPLEIDHRDICLIHPLLYQTHKEQYYTVSNGYLIEMAYVEEMSPLDALHLDNLEWRIALPANSLRQKLLRVEPVGTPFRLETVGDQQVAVFDFPEVRPYEARLFGWRAWLEVRGIKYHLSFDDIDETLPLPPEFAAQYLVDNDELAMDQPIVQEVARQAVGTETNILRKMLKIRNYVYDRLSYAMRPTIETPDLVLKRGTGSCGEYVGVLLALARLNGIACRTVGRYKCPPHPQKRGIPLQPTYNHVWLEFYVPGVGWLPMESNPDDVVERGPYPTRFFMALPWYHVEAGKGIRFESTNYRDRGLRLGDLALNHVRFTIHGELPPIA